The genomic stretch TTTGCAACTACCGTTGATGTTCtaactttgaaatgaaaatgGCTTTCCAGCATCTGAAGGAACATATTCTCAAATGAGAACCAGTTCCTATTCAAATTGATCATATAAAAAAGCAGTATGTGTACTTTTTAATGATTATATCAAGATTAAGCAGATTTAAGACAATAAAAGTTCTGAAACAATGCAGACaagaaattttctttttattttgtttttactgTTGTCTTGCTAAGAGAAACAAGGCCTATTTGCATCTTATGTGTTTCCAATTAGTGCAAGTTAACTTCATAAGTTGGACAAACATACCTTGGATCATTTGAACAAAGCAAACGGTTGCAAAGAGCAGTAAATCCAGCCCTTGTCTTATCAATAGCACCATTATGCTTCATTTTCAAAAGGACTTCTAAGAAATGGTTACCAATTATCTCGAGTTGCCTCAAATCAAGGACTATGTCAGATGACAATCGATCAGTACCATCAGTAATTGGGGAACATGACTTTGGTACATCAGAGGTAGGCAAAGGAACCTTTCTTATTATTGTCCCCAAAAGAAGACTCACCTGGAAAAGCATGAATAGAAGATAAAATTGAAACCAGGCTTTTCAAATAACTGGACACACAATTACATATATGATCAATTAGTTATTacatacaagatatatatatatatatatatatatatatataataaataaataaataagttttggttGAATAAGATGCAGAAGGTTTTGTTGAAATAAGACACACTTAGGTGGTGTTTTGTTAGGGACTTTTGAACCCTACTATCAGATTTGATACCCATTACCATGTTTGTTTGACTACTTTTGATATCCTAGTACTGGATTCAAATcctttagtaattataaaactCATTAACTTTCTACTCCCCTACTTTTTTACAATGGAAtcaaaaataagaaagaaaaaatttaaaaaaaatatataaaggtCATTGTCTATGGCTCTATGCATTAAATAttgaactttaatatatatacacatatatgtaatatgtgtgtgtgtgtgtgtgtgtgtattacggagtatatatttatatatatatatttattcttattttaattaactaattaattattttgatttcaactcctatttactaccaaacaaagAGACTTCTTCTACtcaaactcattaccattactaagCATTTGATTCCAATTACCATCCTGATTCCAATGTTGAACCAAACGCTTAGTATTTACACTATGTGCAGAGAAGGGAAAGTAAAAATTACCTCTTTCATTGCAAGCCAGCAACCAACCATAACTATCTGATCCATGGGCCCATTATCCTGCTCAGCTTTAGCAATTTTCATCTCATCATCTGGTGTTGAGGCAGACACATCCATCTCAATTGGACTCTCTAAGAAACAAGCACCATCAGCCGTCATATCCTCCATTTCATCTGGTAAGTACCATGCATCTGCTGAAACCACCCACAGGGCCAAAGATGTTATTCGCATAACAAGAGCCAAGATCTTTTCCAGTAGAAGTTTCATGCTAGAGATATTGGATGCAGCAGCTATGGAATCCCAATCCATTTCCTCAAATGTATATCGAAGAGTAAGCAACACGCCATGAACAAAGCTGTTTTTACATGCTTCTGAAAGATCCTTCTCCCCCTCTTCAACAACAGCACACAACCAATCAATAAGTGAACTTATGTATTCTATCACAGGGCTGCTAGGTGTAAACTCCAGATTCTCCCCATTTGACAGCCCAGATGGAGACTGTGTGACAACATTACATGATGCTCTAACAACCCAACCAAGTTCCAAAACATATTTTCTGAATATGAGCCGAAAAGTCAGAGCACCAGCATCACTTTCTCTAACACGTGGGCTACAAACTAGCTTCTTAGCCCATATAATTGCTTCACAGACCAATTCTGGACTACTAATTCCTGGGATTGGAGTAGGGAAGTGCAGCAGTATTCTAAAGGAACTCTCTCTAAGCCGGTCCCAACTATCAATAATTGATCCAACTAGAAGCAAAGTGGATTCAGGTAAGATAAGCCCCTTACTATAAGGATATAGACTGATTTCAGAAGAGTAAGAATCAGACGTTCCTTGAGGAGGAAGCATATGCCAAACGTTCAACATTATCAGCATTAACTCCATTGCCATTATCTTTCTCTCATATGGAGCAGAGGGGTAAcatgaaaagaacaaaaaacaactcaaccacttcataaaattaaaaagatccTCTGCCCTGTGTTTTAAACTTTGGTCTGCTTCTCCATTAAGTGGACTTCCACTTAAACATTTAATCACTGAAGGATGCCAGGTTCCCTGCTTAACTGTCCTCTCCAAAGCTGTCCGAACCCGTGAAAAGAATTTCCTAAACAAGCTGGCCCACTTCATCTGAAAGGCAGTAGAGCAGCATCTCATGTTCAATGGAACTGCCTTTCTCATCAGACTCAATTCTAAAGAAGATGGCAAACTGGCAGTTTTTGGATTTATGAATAAAGATTCTGCTGCATCTATGCGAAGTGAGTCATCAATATGGGTAAGTGCTAATACCAGATAATTAACTGGAATTTTAACTTCAATCCCCTTTACGTGGACAACAGAGTCACAAACACCAGCATCAGTACTCAGATCTGTGACTTCCAAGGCTACAGAAGAATATTCACACCAATCAATGTCCCCTTCAATCAATGCAAGCATACGAGAAACCTTGAGCAGTGAAACCAAGACAGCCACCCGCTGTTCAACTCCCAGAACTATATCCCTAGAATCTAGCTCATGATAAAAAATTTCTGTGCTCTCTGAACTACATCCAATGCCAATAAAACCAAGCATTGGAAATATACTGTCAACATCCAGTTCAAGTAAAACTGGTAAAGCATATGTGTTCAAATTAGAGCGTAGCTTTGCAAATCCAGAAGAAAGTCCAGACAAAATCGGAAGCAAGCAGTGAGCTCTATATTTGATATACCCACCTTCAACCCCATCAGTACTCCAATACTCATCACGCAAGCACTCAAGGAAACACTTCAGGAATGTTGTTGCAGCACAACACACATCGTCATCAACATATGCCTTTGTTGTATCAAATAACAAGCCAGGGCTCATATCTAAGATACTCTTTGCCCCCAACCTCTTGGTAAGGGAGGCTAATGGAATATATCGTCCTTTGCAGCGTGGTCCCAGGTGAAGAAGATCAGAAGCAATTTTCCTCAAGAACGAGTAGAATTTCTCACTGCCCTCTGCCCAATGAAGGGTTACCTGAATATCTAAGAAGAGATCAAATataaggtgaacttgtttgacAGTTTGACTTAAAGGATCTTCCAAATTATTCCACACAATTTTCAATACCCTTGTTCCAACCTCCTCTGAGATTGGATCATAACCTTTACCTTCTTCAATATAGCCATCAGTTCCCTGCATTGATGTTTTTATCTGCTGCAAGCAAATTTGCATCACTGTTAATGCATGGAAATTAAAATGACTGTCAGTTGGGTTCTCACAAAAATTACATAGCTCTGGCAGAATCCCATCATAAAGAATTGTCTTAACTGAGCTATCATTATTTCCAGGATTACCCATACCATCATAACCATCATTCGATACAACAAAAGAGATATTCAGGACTGTTCTTGAAACTGCTGTTAAAATCCCTCTGATCAAACAAAGTCTACTTAGTGCAGATAATTTTTGGATTTTGCTAACCAATTTTTCCTTCCATGGAATCATGCCCGTTACATCCTTTAACTCAAACTTGGAGCATGAAATGGAAGTCCGATTAAAAATTCCTTCCATTATGAATGAACCAAGCTCTTCAGGGCAAAGACACACCTGCAGAGCAGCACAAAAACTGACCCCAGCTGCCACAAAGCAATCCCTGGAAAATGCGTCCGAATTCAAAATACTCATAACAGTAGTCATAATCGTCTCAAGAAGACTCGATTTTTTGCAAACTAGGAGGTCTTGATTGGCACCTGCATCAACTAATTTTGCAGGAAACCGCTGAAGCAAGTAGTACAAACAAGAAAGAGCCTCCTGACATTGTTCCATAACAAGGGGTGAAGGCCTAGACCACTCACTAATCTCAGACACCACATAATTCAACCCAGACAGCACATCCAAGCACACCGAAACTGCACATTCTTCAACAATTTCCACCAAATACCCCAGCTTTGGAGTACTCATCATGGACAACGCAGCTCGTGAAACGCAAAACCTCTTCCCTTTCCCATTCCCATTCACACCTCCATACTCCTGGCATAGTTCCCGGAAACAGTTCCGGATCAGAGTCCGGAAGTTTTTGCATTTTGGGAGAACAGATATCAAAGCTCTATGCAGAGGCAAGGAATTCTCCAAGAAAAGTATCTCCAAGTATAACCTTGAAGCCAAAGCGATGGAATCCTCGTCGGAATTAGTGTTGGACTGCAAGTCCGAGAAAGCAGAAGCGAGATTCTTAGCATGGATGAGCTGGGCATATGTGGAAGTTAAAGACACCAGCTGTTTTAGTTCGGAGAAGAAACGAGAGGAAGGTGTTTGATCCAATGCCTCAGTGAAATCTTGCGGGAAAACCACGGCGCTGTAGGTGTAACGGTGGCGATGCTGCAAGGCTCTCCATTTAGCTGACATGTTTGACCTTGGCTTGGGGATCGAAACAACAGAGTTTTAGGCTTTGGATTTTGGAAGGAAAGTACAGGTGCGGTGGTGCCTGGTTCGCTTGAGAGACCAGTGGCGGCTTTTCCGCTCTCTGCAATACTTTGAGGTTTTGTTTCAGAGTCTCCCTCAGGGTTATGAAAAACGGCTTTTACCTAATACTTGTCTTTTTCATTCCTACATTTTTCCTTTATTCGATTACTTACTCCATTTTTCAAAAGAATATCACCAAACTACCTTTATACCACGTTTGATGGttttcatcaattaaatttctcaaaaattacttttaagGAATGTATTTTTAAGGATTATAGTGAACTAATGGAAAGAAAACGCGATAACATTTTAGTAATTTCTTGcactaagtttatttttatgGTGTATTAAGTGTTGGTATGTGGTGCACTTAGTAGTGATCTGTGATGCACTATAAAGTGCTAGTATGTGGAAGTGTAGGTTTGTGGTGCATATATCTAATTACACCGTCAAGTTTATCTAAGTGCACCACTAAACATATGTAAATGCACTAGGTCGCACGATTGCACGCGAAGAGTCGACCTCACCTGGACCAGgccatatgtgtgtgtgtgtgttagttCATATTATAACCACTCTCATTGTAATAAATATGGACAAATATGAGATGTCcacttttttatatttgatggtTGTGATTTGGGTGCACTTAATtacttccattttttttaattaatttgttgagGATGTAGACATGTAGTAGTAACTTTTTAAGTTTTGTAACTGTATGGATATATATTCTTATTCTATAGTTGGTAAATAGCAGGAAGACCATTCAAACTgggtaattttgattttttttgtagtgcACAGTATTTTTCATCAGAATGCTCAATTAGGAATGAAACGAGTCACTCATACACATGCACACATGTAAACCACTACACCATATGAATTCACATTTACCCATCAAATACACAGCTCTTACTATAAAGTTCCACTCACCAATTATGAATTGTGCGAAATGAGGTTAAGAGTATGCTCGGATTGGATTGCACACCGTTGTAAAATAAATTGCACAACCATTATAAATGAATGCACAACAATACCCCACCCGAAATCCCACCTCGAGAACTCATTTATTCAGTCAATTCCTTACACCACAATAATTTGAGGTTCTACCCTAATAAAATAACGTTTAAACTATTGATGTTGATAgtatactactttttttttgacaaaatgaTAGTATACTACttatgttcaattttcaattgaaCTCCTTGTACGTTCGGTAATCTGTAACCCTATAAGTTAAGTTAATAGGcaaattagtattaattaattaagcaagttaatttaattaattgcacTTAAATCTTGAATCCAAATAACTTGGCCGGCTCAATTAAACCAATGATGTGGGTCATGAATAATTAATTACGCCTCAATttccttaaaaataaaaaataattaatattatcgGTCCGTGTTAGTATTGCAGAATGAATGGCTAGCACATAAAGGGATTCAAAATGATGCATTTAAGATTTAACCTTCAAATTGCCCATTTAAGCCAGCCAGCATTAGCAATGTCTTCGCCAAACACATTCCATTTTCCAGCTTACTACAACACTCCAATAAGATGAAGGCTGAAGGAGAAAGACCCAATTAAAAATATGGTTGCACAGGACAGGACAGGTGagctttttttcattttcaggCCAGGTACCGATACAATTTCCTATCCGTTTCATCTCTTTCCAAAAATTCCCGCTCTATCAGAGACTCGATTCTTTTCTTTATAACAACTGGATTTGGTAGGAATCGAGACTGTAGCTGTTTTGTGACTTCTGCAACAATATTGTTATGATCAAGCACCCTCCTTGACTTCATAATTCTCACTATTGCTGCCTCAATCTGAGGTTTTCTGTCCTCCTCGACTCTTTGCCGTGTCTCATGTTTCTCTGGTTCAGATTCTTTTTGAGCAACAACAGTACCTATCTTTACCTTGTAGAATTTGCTTGTGAATTTGTCGTTGAACATAAAGGAATCATCTTCTGCAATGTCCTTGCTCATTGGCTCTTTCCGCAAAACGTTCTTCCCCTTCACACATGCTAGGGACTGCAAGCACCTCTTTAGATCTGATGCAGGGATCTCTGTGGCCTGTTCTATGTCTTTATAACTCAACCTATCAGCATTATTAAAGAGCAAAAGGATGCACATCTGATACGTGGAAACATTAAGCTCATGCCTCTGGCCATTTCCAAATGTTGCTTTCAAATCAGCGGTGCCCATATTTGTCTGCCATGTCAACCTCCTGCCAGTATGAGTCCCAAGGTAGTACGTCTTAAACTTTTCACATACGCAAAGAATTTCAGCAGGAAGATTGCAAGGGGCAACAGATTGTGTTGGCCAGGATCCTGTAGTAAGGACTTGGACAGTAAGGGTAGGACCATCAGCTATTTCAGCTCCCATAGCTGAATAAAAGCCCTGCATTGTGTCCTGTGAAGTCTTCATGTCAGTAAACATGCTTTCCAGTTTTGATGTGAACTGATAACCGCATTCTGTTTTGAGTTTAACAATCAAGCTTCTCTCAGCATCATCAGAGACAGTCTTCCCTGAAAGTAGCCTCTTAGCAAGGTGTTGCTTGTAATACTTCTCAAACACATCTTTCTCTTGAAGGTATCGGAAAAGCACCATCACTTTGTCCAATAAAATCTCCACATCCTCCTCACTAACCCCTTTCAACCCCTTCCTAAGTTTGTCATCAACAAACAAAGAGATGAACTCTGGAGATCGTgaatttaaattgataaaataCTCAAATGAGGAATTTAGGGCATTCTGAAATGTTTTGTCACTGTTAAATGACTTGCTTATGACCTTATCGTACTTATCCTTCTCGTCCAAAAGTCTTTGCACAAAGTCTATGGGATCCTTTAGCTTCTCTGGATCAGTGACAAGCTGCTTGCCAACTTCTCGGATATGAGAGGTCATAACGTCTCTAATTAATGAGAGTCCATTTGATACTCTTCGGAACAAGTTGTACATCCTTCCCAAATCATCATACTTATCATCTAGAATCATATTCACTAAGCCTGAGTTTTCCATGTGAACTAATCTGTGCATATGACTTTCAATCATCTCCTTCTCCACCACATTAGTTACTTTGGCTTCAGTTGCTGCATCTAGATAATGAGATACTCTTTCAATCTCTTCATTAAGACGCTTGTCAGCTTTCTTAAGATAATCCCCACAATCACAGGATTCAATGAATTGCTGAGACTCAACACTATAAAAATCAGCTGATACCTGAAGGAAAGGCTTCTCAAAGTCTTCTTGGTAAACAGAAGGACCTAAATCAATTAGCATTTTTATTGCATTCCTCATCAAACCCCTATTTATCACTTCGCCGGTCCTCTCTTTTTGTACAAGTTCAAGAAGTGTATCCTGAAGCCTTGTCTGGATTTTGCTAGAGTGGATAACATTGTCTCTCCACAAATTCAAACCAAGCTGATGAACTGGTGTTTTGTGTGTACTTGGAATGAAGGTTCTATCCATGTACATTAGTATGTCTCGAATCATTTGTAATGCCTTGTTATGGTCTGCCCATTTCCGGTTCAGCTCTTCCAAAAATAAGCATCCCTGAGCAGCCTCAACCGACATTGCAATTTCTTTCAAATGTGAAGTCATAGTGGACACAAGTCCAGAGTAGAGCTTCTCTCCAAATTTATTTAGGACCATATTATATGCATTCCTGAACATAACAAACACTTAGGAAGACAATGGAACTGGAGAAGGGCAAAAGAAAGTAAGCTAATAACTTCAGATATTACAAAAGTATGCTAAAAGTTCTTTATTTCATGCAGCATGGTTGAATTGACCTATAACGGAAAATCTTGAGCAAAAGACTACAAAAAATTTACATACTTCACCCCCTGAAACCCCCACTCTTAGCCACTCTCACAATCACTCTGAGAAAAAAATAGatatgaaactaaaaaaatgcTTTTTGCTTTGTATACAATTCTTTtgtaaaaggaaaaatatagtCAAATAAGTGATGCAATCATGGGGCAAACAAACTTTCAAACACTTAAAAACAACTGTTTATGCTAGATTTTTGGAATCAACAGGAGAGTGGCCAAAGAACACAAAATCCAATAACAATATGAGTTCTTCAGGCATAATGCTTTAAATAAATCAGGAAATTGTGAagaatatattacaaataaacaAGTAAAGACCAGATGTAATCAACCATGCTGATGCTTGCATGTATCCAAATCTATCAACCTTGTCCAATCGGAAAGGTGCTTGCAAGATGGAACTTCTCAGCATGATACATATAATTTAAGCACCCCATTCaactcttattttaatttctttgttctcttttttttttttcctacaatAATTTAGCTTAGTTTACTACTTAAGCTTTGATTTTCTTATGATCAGGAAACATCAAGAAACCTAGGTTCTTGCACAGTCCACACTAGCAAAGCAAATAGCAAAACGATAAGAGCTCCATTTCTTCAGGCAAAAGCCACAGTTATTGCTAAATCAAATCAAACCAAACATGAAGCATTAAGGTATCATTTGCTATCTTCTCTCTCAGGATCTCtatcaatgttttttttaacaattatatcaaaCTTATTTGTGAAAACATGTCATCAATGGCAACAAAATACATGATTGAGCTGAAATGAAAACTTAGAGAATACTCAAAATTAAATTCTAGTTAATAAAAGAAAGAACCTCAAGGTGAACAAAACACCTAGAGCATGATGAAAAAAGTCAGtaatcaaaagtgaaaaatagATTGAGATAACTGTAGGGGAACCCCTATCGATGAATAAATCAAACTTATTCAACACCTCGGATTACAAAATGCAAGCCTATGCCCACATCATTGCTAAATTTACTTCATAGGTTAGTGAGCATAAGAAGTTCAGAacattaaataaataagacaCTACCTCATTTTTGAAGTTCAAACATAGATAAATAATAGACAGTGGAGGAAAATATGCAAATTAAGCAGGCTGAGAACTAGTTATGTTCAAAATCAGAGACATATCTGCATCAAATTAAAGGATATTTAATTTTCCATAAATAGAGGAGTTCAACAAGTACGAGCAACCAGtaaataattgaattaaaaaaaatttaaaaaaaaaaaaaagaagaagaagaagaagaagcagaatCGAACCTATAAAGCTCCTCGAAGCTGAGGCCACTGGCGTTATGATTGTAAATCTCGTGAATCGCATGTTCGATGATCTTCCAGGTCTTCTCGGCGTATTTAACATCAACCACGACCCGATGCTTAAACGCCTCAATCTGAAAGTTCCTTTTCTTGGGCGCACTCATTTCCCAGGTCACAAACGCTCAGCTCACCGCCGCCTCGAAATCCAATCAGCCCGCGCCTCCGGAACCCGAGTACAATTCGAATCTCGACGATCGGGTCCTGAATTGCGGATCTGGATTATGTGGATTTAAGGTCCTCTgcaaatttgaaagattgagttttctctttatttatttatttttcttttctttcctcttctcttttacagtttatttaattttgtccGCCAAAGTGCCCCACAATTCCCACAAAAGTAGCTTGGGCATCATCTTCCGTGAGCACTACCGATCGACGGTTGTGGTTGTTTCCCCCCGTTGACCGTACAAACACTCTGCTTtctataagttttttttttttttttaaatctcaagAATGAATTGTTTCATTTGTAGGGAGTGTGGTAATTATATTTTAGTTCacataaataacttttttttcctttctatacctaaataactaaatttatcgcattttttaaatactactgaCCCTATTACAGACTCTAAATGGCTcgcatttaattaaaatcaaataaacacACATTCATGTgtactaggggtgtaaacgaatcgagccgagctcgaacaTAGGATGACTTGAGCTCaagctcgttaaggaaggctcggctcgaATTCGAGCTTGAGCTCGATCAAGCTTGAaaattgatgctcgagctcggCAATTTTCAAgctgctcgagttcgagctcgagcttgaatttgagctcgaattcATGCTTGAACTCAAGTTCGAGTCCGATTTTGAACTCGaatttaacctgtttgattttaaattcatatttcaattaaaaataaactataatattatatgtacgcgcgcgcacacacatatatattgctcgcgagcggctcgtcgagccacgagcctaagacattagagctcgagctcggctcgattattaaacgagTCGCTCGAGCTCAGCTCGaactcgaatttgaccgagctcgaactgagctttgaccgagcggctcgtgagcagctcgcgagccgctcggctcatttacacccctaatgTGTACACGGacacatgtatttatatatttaaatatatattatattcggCTTATGATCATTTATGTcttttgtatgtttattttgtttttattctttgaaCAAATTATACATAAGAATATAACAACAATCTCTAAGTGGTCTCAGAGGGGGAAGATGACGTTGACACTGTCAACGGTATCCCGGTGGTGCAACTACTAAAAGCACTAAGGTTCAGTTGTGGAGAAACATGTTGATCATTAAATACCTCGGGAAGAGAGGCTTCTCATCTTTGTTCTAGCTAGGGGCGTAATTTGGTTATCTTAATTAACACCTGAAATCCGAATCAAATTTTAatggtgtattcaatcaagatttttaacAACTTTTAacgactttaaaagtttggatatATTCGATCTAGACTTAATTAGAAGTCTACTGGTATTTGATTCatactttaaaaaagtttttaaaagtatactggtattcaattaatattaggaaaaagtgtcaaataggccactgaacttgtcgcttttgtgcaattgggccattgaacttaaaaagtgtgcaattcaaccatcaaacaagcaaaatttgtgcaattggaccatttttacaaaattttttaattcaatttgagttaaaaacatttcaatgttgactcccaactagtatggtagaagaaaatgccactcttaatacatatatgttagtaatataattgaattttaccagaaaatttttgtaaaaatggtccaattgcacaaattttgcttgttagatagttgaattgcacactttttaaattcaatgacccaattgcacaaaagcgataagttcagtggcctatttgacactttttccttaatattattatagagtttttaaaagtctaaagatattcaaaaacttattaactttaTAGGCTCTATCTAtcataatatgatttatgtatacTTTTctttcacaaatataaatagttaaaattcaACCATTCAATCCCGAACTTTACAACTTTCTctacgtacttttttttttttttttctgtctaAACCATATAAACTTTTCATTATCAAATTCTATGGTACGCTTCAAAACTttcataaatattcatatacttttgatataaaaaaattataacaaaaattttattattgttgcaaACAACAATTAGGGGGTAGGGTAAGTAATATGAT from Ipomoea triloba cultivar NCNSP0323 chromosome 12, ASM357664v1 encodes the following:
- the LOC115999663 gene encoding thyroid adenoma-associated protein homolog isoform X2, with translation MSAKWRALQHRHRYTYSAVVFPQDFTEALDQTPSSRFFSELKQLVSLTSTYAQLIHAKNLASAFSDLQSNTNSDEDSIALASRLYLEILFLENSLPLHRALISVLPKCKNFRTLIRNCFRELCQEYGGVNGNGKGKRFCVSRAALSMMSTPKLGYLVEIVEECAVSVCLDVLSGLNYVVSEISEWSRPSPLVMEQCQEALSCLYYLLQRFPAKLVDAGANQDLLVCKKSSLLETIMTTVMSILNSDAFSRDCFVAAGVSFCAALQVCLCPEELGSFIMEGIFNRTSISCSKFELKDVTGMIPWKEKLVSKIQKLSALSRLCLIRGILTAVSRTVLNISFVVSNDGYDGMGNPGNNDSSVKTILYDGILPELCNFCENPTDSHFNFHALTVMQICLQQIKTSMQGTDGYIEEGKGYDPISEEVGTRVLKIVWNNLEDPLSQTVKQVHLIFDLFLDIQVTLHWAEGSEKFYSFLRKIASDLLHLGPRCKGRYIPLASLTKRLGAKSILDMSPGLLFDTTKAYVDDDVCCAATTFLKCFLECLRDEYWSTDGVEGGYIKYRAHCLLPILSGLSSGFAKLRSNLNTYALPVLLELDVDSIFPMLGFIGIGCSSESTEIFYHELDSRDIVLGVEQRVAVLVSLLKVSRMLALIEGDIDWCEYSSVALEVTDLSTDAGVCDSVVHVKGIEVKIPVNYLVLALTHIDDSLRIDAAESLFINPKTASLPSSLELSLMRKAVPLNMRCCSTAFQMKWASLFRKFFSRVRTALERTVKQGTWHPSVIKCLSGSPLNGEADQSLKHRAEDLFNFMKWLSCFLFFSCYPSAPYERKIMAMELMLIMLNVWHMLPPQGTSDSYSSEISLYPYSKGLILPESTLLLVGSIIDSWDRLRESSFRILLHFPTPIPGISSPELVCEAIIWAKKLVCSPRVRESDAGALTFRLIFRKYVLELGWVVRASCNVVTQSPSGLSNGENLEFTPSSPVIEYISSLIDWLCAVVEEGEKDLSEACKNSFVHGVLLTLRYTFEEMDWDSIAAASNISSMKLLLEKILALVMRITSLALWVVSADAWYLPDEMEDMTADGACFLESPIEMDVSASTPDDEMKIAKAEQDNGPMDQIVMVGCWLAMKEVSLLLGTIIRKVPLPTSDVPKSCSPITDGTDRLSSDIVLDLRQLEIIGNHFLEVLLKMKHNGAIDKTRAGFTALCNRLLCSNDPRLCKLTESWMEQLMERTVSKGQTVDDLLRRSAGIPAAFTAFFLSEPEGAPKRLLPKALRWLINVAKKSLTDKNKENSSCSESSSAIDSTMVPDVAAIEKISKTRDEGVVPTVHAFNILKAAFNDANLATDTSGFSAEALIVSIRSFSSSYWEVRNSACLAYTALVRRMIGFLNVQKRESARRALTGLEFFHRYPTLHTFLFNELKIATELFLEGSSENVTSNLAKVVHPSLCPMLILLSRLKPSPITSETGDPFDPFLFMPFIRKCSLQNNLRIRILASRALTGMVSNEKLPTVILNIASELPAIDNHSMTSDLSDLSNLNASFNSIHGMLLQLSSLLDTNCRNLADFSKKEDILSDLIHVLGKHSWIGSPQKCPCPILNSSFLKVLDNMLSIARTCEMSKCISVIWNLLWTLSSECLDLYTSKRPAYFDPTIAELRKQAASSYFNCAYQTCKDVNEEDLIYLRGPPPDSELFKESETQMSVTRFQERLIRSLSDALYEVRIATLKWLLLFLNSPESRTAESSNKSQSEIKLLWLSNIGLQAMLMQLLAVEKNHKCMNYILKIIYTYNMQQYNKNCGQHEKPIFVGNMDSDSVLQFWDKVVSLYKVTRHAKTREMLVCCMAVCIKRLADLFTSSICSLGNEKVVVVNPSDPSKLSVFSECIDYFIKVIQEHGDASEPINMRKAAAQSIVASGLLDQAQVLSPSVSNHQVPDGNKQKEALHLYAHKILDLWFTCIKLLEDEDDGLRKQLSLEVQKCITSGKSGSGFSSGVVPMQVEKVIEMSFEHLSSSFGHWLDYLDFLCRWVLSATNSACAVSIADPVRRVFDKEIDNHHEEKLLISQICCSHLEKLPVSKLTTEFRDNNICSVLQSWRTRFCQQLISFGNDYIGTQGGVDWIGGVGNHKDAFLPVYVNLLAFHALSNCILRGEAEDSKSMLPELLELGEAIQPFLRNPLISNLFVLVVKSHEKIAGGAVEHLVLEISGAYSAWDAFDPYFLFR
- the LOC115999084 gene encoding cullin-3A-like, coding for MSAPKKRNFQIEAFKHRVVVDVKYAEKTWKIIEHAIHEIYNHNASGLSFEELYRNAYNMVLNKFGEKLYSGLVSTMTSHLKEIAMSVEAAQGCLFLEELNRKWADHNKALQMIRDILMYMDRTFIPSTHKTPVHQLGLNLWRDNVIHSSKIQTRLQDTLLELVQKERTGEVINRGLMRNAIKMLIDLGPSVYQEDFEKPFLQVSADFYSVESQQFIESCDCGDYLKKADKRLNEEIERVSHYLDAATEAKVTNVVEKEMIESHMHRLVHMENSGLVNMILDDKYDDLGRMYNLFRRVSNGLSLIRDVMTSHIREVGKQLVTDPEKLKDPIDFVQRLLDEKDKYDKVISKSFNSDKTFQNALNSSFEYFINLNSRSPEFISLFVDDKLRKGLKGVSEEDVEILLDKVMVLFRYLQEKDVFEKYYKQHLAKRLLSGKTVSDDAERSLIVKLKTECGYQFTSKLESMFTDMKTSQDTMQGFYSAMGAEIADGPTLTVQVLTTGSWPTQSVAPCNLPAEILCVCEKFKTYYLGTHTGRRLTWQTNMGTADLKATFGNGQRHELNVSTYQMCILLLFNNADRLSYKDIEQATEIPASDLKRCLQSLACVKGKNVLRKEPMSKDIAEDDSFMFNDKFTSKFYKVKIGTVVAQKESEPEKHETRQRVEEDRKPQIEAAIVRIMKSRRVLDHNNIVAEVTKQLQSRFLPNPVVIKKRIESLIEREFLERDETDRKLYRYLA